Genomic segment of Gloeocapsa sp. PCC 7428:
ACTGACTCTTGCCTGAGTGTGGACTTCTTTATACTAGTTTACTGAAATTGATTTAGCGAAGGAGAATCGTCGTTATGGGCGAGATGTTTACAGCAACCATTTTGTGCCTCACCTTGATTCCTGTTGGCATCGTTTTGGGTTTTCTCTTGCTCAAAATTCAGGGAGGTGAAGAAAGCGAATTATAGAGGAGTAAGTGCTTAGTGGCTAGTGGTTAGTGGCTAGTGATTAGTGTCAAGAGTGGCTAACAACTAGTAACTAGCAACGAGTAACTCGTTCTTCCCTGGCTT
This window contains:
- a CDS encoding PetM family cytochrome b6-f complex subunit 7, which produces MGEMFTATILCLTLIPVGIVLGFLLLKIQGGEESEL